One Paraburkholderia aromaticivorans genomic region harbors:
- a CDS encoding LysR family transcriptional regulator: MSKEVIDSHLLKVLHTLLTESSVSRTAALLGQSQPTVSVALRKLRDMTGDPLLVRSGSRMVLTAHALTLIEPTAQALNSIAAILHPTTTFNPATTSQTFRIGSPDYLDAFFVPAVVDAFHREAPHAKLEFRHLMMVDGGYEHGLESGFLDLVIGNWSTPPDHLHLQPLCKDELVCLMRNGHPIKPGRLSKPVYEEADHLAVTTYNTTAWGTVDIELARNGLSRTVTTTLPYFGMAPYVLARSNLLFTTTRALATHYTKLLPLRIEPVPGDPRALTYYQLWHDRTHRSVAAVWLRRLIASVAKDLAS, from the coding sequence ATGTCCAAGGAAGTCATCGACTCGCACCTTCTCAAAGTGCTGCACACGCTACTGACCGAATCGAGCGTTTCACGCACGGCGGCGTTGCTCGGACAATCGCAGCCGACCGTGAGCGTGGCGCTGCGCAAACTGCGCGACATGACCGGCGATCCACTGCTGGTGCGCAGCGGCAGCCGGATGGTGCTCACGGCACACGCGCTGACCTTGATCGAGCCCACCGCGCAGGCGCTGAATAGTATCGCCGCGATTCTGCATCCCACCACGACGTTCAATCCGGCGACCACCAGCCAGACCTTTCGCATCGGCTCACCGGATTATCTCGACGCGTTCTTCGTTCCCGCCGTGGTCGACGCGTTTCATCGCGAAGCGCCGCACGCCAAACTTGAGTTCAGGCATCTGATGATGGTGGACGGCGGCTACGAACACGGCCTGGAAAGCGGCTTTCTCGATCTGGTGATCGGCAACTGGAGCACGCCGCCAGATCATCTGCATTTGCAACCGCTGTGCAAGGACGAACTGGTGTGCCTGATGCGCAACGGCCACCCGATCAAACCCGGCCGCCTGAGCAAGCCGGTCTATGAAGAAGCCGACCATCTGGCCGTGACGACCTACAACACCACGGCGTGGGGCACCGTCGATATCGAACTCGCGCGCAATGGCCTGTCGCGCACGGTCACGACGACGCTGCCCTACTTCGGCATGGCGCCCTACGTGCTCGCGCGTTCGAACCTGCTGTTCACCACCACGCGCGCGCTCGCCACCCACTACACGAAACTGCTGCCGCTGCGTATCGAACCGGTTCCCGGCGACCCGCGCGCGCTCACTTACTATCAGCTCTGGCACGATCGCACGCATCGCAGCGTGGCGGCGGTATGGTTGCGCAGGCTGATCGCCAGCGTCGCCAAAGATCTGGCTTCCTAA
- a CDS encoding Maf family protein: MSTSAASLHPFVYLASQSPRRQELLQQLGVRFELLLPRPDEDAEALEAELPGERAHDYVQRVCVAKAHAARARLVAGGHAARPILVADTTVTIDDAILGKPVDADDAVAMLKRLAGRDHEVLTAVAVVDADGALLPAALSVSKVRFAALHADAIRRYAASGEPLGKAGAYGVQGRAAEFIEHIDGSYSGIMGLPLFECAALLRAARIDF, encoded by the coding sequence ATGTCCACGTCCGCCGCTTCGCTGCATCCGTTCGTCTACCTCGCTTCGCAAAGTCCACGCCGCCAGGAGTTGTTGCAACAGCTCGGCGTGCGTTTCGAACTGCTGCTGCCGCGCCCCGACGAAGACGCCGAAGCGCTCGAAGCCGAGCTGCCCGGTGAACGCGCGCACGACTACGTGCAGCGGGTGTGCGTCGCCAAGGCGCATGCGGCGCGCGCGCGCCTCGTGGCCGGCGGCCATGCCGCGCGGCCGATTCTGGTTGCGGATACAACCGTCACGATCGACGACGCGATTCTCGGCAAGCCCGTCGATGCCGACGACGCCGTCGCGATGCTCAAGCGCCTCGCCGGCCGCGATCACGAAGTGCTGACGGCCGTGGCCGTGGTCGATGCCGACGGCGCGCTGCTGCCGGCCGCGCTATCCGTGTCGAAGGTGCGTTTTGCTGCACTGCACGCAGACGCGATCCGCCGCTATGCGGCGAGCGGCGAGCCGCTCGGCAAGGCGGGCGCGTACGGTGTGCAGGGGCGCGCCGCGGAGTTTATCGAGCATATCGACGGGTCCTATTCAGGTATCATGGGTTTGCCGCTTTTTGAATGCGCTGCCCTCCTGCGTGCAGCGCGCATCGACTTCTAA
- a CDS encoding autotransporter domain-containing protein, whose product MQSFGNRKSFHGIGACRLTSFAFAATVLFSHAAMAVDVASQADWNNAVAAVAAASAGSTVSINLTGGFTLTSSLAQLQASNTSVTVNITGNGKTINGASSFQGIQVNGANAPTVNISSLTITNTAAVGGRGAAGQNGFLSGGLSYGSGGGGGGGLGAGGGLFVGSGANVTLASVTFTGNNATGGAGGAGGVAQNAASSPTGGNGGAGGALNAGNAGDGVGGGGAGGTGGNTGTQGSVGTAGATLGAGGGGGGGSGTTNSASYTWNNAGSSGSSGSGHGGTGGDGVTNNQGSGGPGADGGSGGSGGAGQGGAIYVATGGTVTILDSAISGASVTGGVGGAGGAGQGPSNLNGQTGSTGAVTGAGIFLSGVTANIGVSSGTVTYADAIAGTGLLTGSVTTALNKTGNGVLALTGTNTFVGNIDIDAGTLSVTGTANLGNAGNRIVMSDGATFAVTQTSTFASLRQFRIAGQSTFDIAGGTTSTIQGVISDGASSGSLVKTDAGKLILSGANTYTGQTTVNAGTLALAGNGSLATSSGVAVASGATVDFSAVGPQSIGTLSGGGNVALGARTLTSTSNADSTFSGVLSGTGGFTKVGSGALILNGINTYTGLTTVSAGTLEVGDINTPTAQVAGSVLVGAAGTLRGHGTVLGNVTNDGTVRPGGSIGKLTVNGNYSQSSTATLAFDISPTAASQLKVNGTATLAGTVQLLFGPGTYTSTTYRLIAANAIAGSFSNVISNTPSGITLDVAALATGVDAAIVDPSADATPTSPGAPAVVIAPTNATIFGELAGSALRETQRTNEALLARLGSDCGVAPSGRTDCAGPQTAGWVQLTGQYVKTDGENSAPGFDSRTFGFLAGLEQRFGDWTGGVATGYTHADVSDDTGSKGTIDAIRVAAYGGRWLGPVNLAGTVGTAYDFLSTTRRFGQLGNAEGNGDGQEFHAGLQASLPLSAGPFVITPRAGARYAYYHSQSFSETGPTSQDLGVGSVNLRSLQPFAGLSFGLPLASPSNRPSMIEARVGYAYETLSTGRNVAVTAGDGTGFVIAGVSPSRGMFTAGLGAKLMLTKVLDLNLSFDALIGTGNTSAEAARVELGYRF is encoded by the coding sequence ATGCAGAGCTTTGGGAATCGGAAATCGTTCCATGGAATCGGGGCTTGTAGGCTGACAAGTTTTGCGTTTGCCGCCACCGTGCTGTTTTCGCACGCGGCGATGGCGGTCGATGTCGCGAGCCAGGCAGACTGGAATAATGCCGTCGCAGCCGTTGCCGCAGCAAGCGCAGGCTCGACCGTCAGCATCAACCTCACTGGTGGTTTCACGCTGACGAGTTCGCTCGCGCAGCTTCAGGCATCGAACACCAGTGTGACGGTGAACATCACGGGTAATGGCAAGACCATCAACGGTGCGTCTTCATTTCAAGGTATTCAGGTCAACGGTGCCAACGCGCCGACCGTGAATATTTCGAGCCTGACGATCACCAACACGGCGGCGGTCGGTGGCAGGGGCGCGGCAGGCCAGAACGGTTTTCTGAGCGGTGGCCTATCGTACGGCTCGGGCGGCGGTGGTGGCGGCGGTCTCGGTGCCGGCGGCGGATTGTTCGTCGGTAGCGGTGCCAACGTGACGCTAGCCTCAGTCACCTTCACCGGCAATAACGCGACGGGTGGTGCCGGCGGCGCGGGCGGCGTCGCGCAAAACGCTGCATCTTCGCCCACCGGCGGCAACGGTGGCGCCGGCGGTGCCTTGAACGCGGGTAACGCGGGTGACGGTGTTGGCGGCGGCGGCGCGGGCGGTACGGGTGGCAATACGGGCACGCAAGGTTCCGTCGGAACGGCGGGCGCCACGCTTGGGGCGGGCGGCGGCGGCGGCGGTGGCTCAGGGACCACCAACAGCGCGTCATATACATGGAATAACGCCGGCAGTAGCGGTAGCTCGGGCAGCGGCCACGGCGGAACAGGCGGCGATGGCGTCACGAACAATCAAGGCTCCGGTGGCCCCGGCGCCGACGGCGGCAGTGGCGGCAGCGGCGGTGCGGGACAAGGGGGCGCCATCTACGTCGCCACCGGCGGGACCGTCACCATTCTCGATTCTGCGATCTCCGGCGCATCCGTCACCGGCGGCGTTGGCGGCGCCGGTGGCGCCGGACAAGGCCCAAGCAACCTCAATGGACAGACCGGCAGCACCGGCGCGGTCACCGGGGCAGGCATATTCCTCAGCGGCGTGACCGCCAATATCGGCGTTTCCTCGGGGACGGTGACCTACGCCGACGCCATCGCGGGCACGGGCCTCTTGACCGGCAGTGTCACCACGGCCTTGAACAAAACCGGCAACGGTGTACTTGCGCTGACGGGCACCAATACTTTTGTCGGCAATATCGATATCGACGCCGGCACGCTTTCCGTCACCGGGACCGCCAATCTCGGCAATGCAGGCAACCGGATCGTGATGTCGGACGGAGCGACATTCGCCGTCACGCAAACATCGACGTTCGCGAGCCTCCGCCAATTCCGCATCGCGGGCCAGTCCACGTTCGACATCGCCGGCGGGACCACGAGCACCATTCAGGGCGTGATTTCGGACGGTGCATCGAGCGGCAGTCTGGTCAAGACCGACGCCGGCAAGCTGATACTGTCGGGAGCCAATACCTATACGGGCCAAACAACGGTGAACGCCGGCACGCTGGCATTGGCGGGAAATGGCTCCCTTGCCACCTCCTCCGGCGTTGCCGTGGCGTCAGGGGCCACGGTGGATTTCTCAGCCGTGGGGCCTCAGTCGATTGGCACACTCAGTGGTGGCGGCAATGTGGCATTAGGCGCCAGGACGCTGACCAGCACGTCGAACGCGGACAGCACTTTCTCCGGAGTACTGAGCGGCACCGGCGGCTTCACCAAGGTCGGAAGCGGCGCCTTGATCCTCAACGGCATCAATACCTATACGGGCTTGACCACGGTCAGCGCCGGCACGCTGGAGGTGGGTGACATCAACACCCCGACTGCGCAGGTCGCCGGATCGGTACTGGTGGGCGCGGCAGGCACCTTGCGTGGCCATGGCACGGTGCTGGGTAATGTGACCAACGACGGTACGGTGCGTCCGGGCGGCTCGATCGGCAAGCTCACGGTCAACGGCAACTACAGCCAGTCGTCGACGGCGACCCTGGCGTTCGATATCAGCCCGACGGCAGCATCGCAACTGAAGGTCAACGGCACTGCCACCCTGGCTGGCACCGTGCAACTTTTGTTCGGGCCGGGCACTTACACGTCGACGACCTACCGGCTGATCGCCGCAAATGCCATCGCAGGGAGTTTTTCGAACGTGATCTCGAACACACCCTCCGGCATAACGTTAGACGTAGCAGCGTTGGCGACGGGTGTGGATGCTGCGATCGTTGACCCAAGCGCAGACGCCACCCCGACGTCACCGGGCGCACCTGCCGTTGTCATCGCACCGACCAACGCGACGATCTTTGGTGAGTTGGCTGGATCGGCGCTGCGTGAGACGCAGCGTACCAATGAGGCATTGCTCGCCCGTCTTGGTAGTGATTGTGGTGTGGCGCCGAGCGGCCGCACTGACTGTGCAGGTCCACAAACCGCCGGGTGGGTCCAGCTTACGGGGCAGTATGTCAAGACCGACGGGGAGAATAGCGCGCCGGGATTTGACAGCCGGACATTTGGCTTCCTGGCCGGGCTCGAGCAGCGATTCGGAGATTGGACCGGCGGGGTAGCGACGGGATACACCCATGCGGATGTGTCGGACGACACAGGCAGCAAAGGTACGATCGATGCCATTCGCGTTGCCGCTTATGGTGGCCGTTGGCTCGGCCCGGTGAATCTGGCCGGCACTGTGGGCACCGCGTACGACTTTTTGTCGACGACGCGCCGCTTTGGTCAGCTAGGCAATGCGGAAGGCAATGGCGATGGACAAGAGTTTCACGCCGGTTTGCAGGCGAGTCTGCCGCTGTCAGCCGGCCCGTTCGTGATCACACCACGAGCCGGTGCCCGATATGCCTACTACCATTCGCAAAGCTTCTCCGAGACGGGGCCGACGAGTCAGGACCTTGGTGTCGGCAGCGTGAACCTGCGCAGCCTGCAACCTTTCGCCGGACTCTCGTTCGGCTTGCCGCTGGCGTCGCCATCAAATCGACCCTCCATGATCGAGGCGCGGGTGGGCTATGCCTATGAAACCCTGAGCACCGGTCGTAATGTGGCAGTCACCGCCGGAGATGGAACAGGCTTCGTGATCGCCGGGGTGTCGCCGTCACGAGGCATGTTCACAGCCGGGCTGGGTGCGAAGTTGATGTTGACGAAGGTCCTCGATCTGAATCTGAGCTTTGACGCACTGATTGGCACGGGCAACACATCGGCGGAAGCTGCACGCGTGGAGCTGGGCTATCGGTTCTGA
- a CDS encoding putative bifunctional diguanylate cyclase/phosphodiesterase gives MQVPLYAEMRTRDAALASAPYGMFTCAADGTFDSVNAAFEKLTGWAAEELIGRRTFESLFDPAELAKRRAELPPLAMVTLRYEGEWSFLRRNGTPVRVVLALAPLVTEPAQAACPALYVGIAIDMTRYAQSEARLWYVAHHDGVTRLPNQTLFTERLELTIARCERSGSGFTVLIAELDHLRKLRDALGLHAAELVLQIVGERLRGLFPNDGTIASIGGTQFALLVNETGAAADAFAAEALGRIAEAIDYAGTTLNITASIGIVAYPADGGDAPTLMRRAGVALSAASAVNGNAVRRFSTALEGQAARRFELETMLRDAIERQQLHLVYQPQVTLSNGHIAQVETLLRWNHPQRGLISPVEFVPVAEEAGLIEQIGEWVIRTACRDAGKLLRLTGNLPRFAVNVSPQQFQRHNLFEIIREALEDAALDPSYLELEITEGMLLGDTEQALQTLFALRDLGVEVAVDDFGTGYSSLAYLTRFPLNRLKIDRSFVMRMSTDPQCAALVGAIIAMAHALKLRVTAEGVETAEQAAQLEALGCDEAQGFWFSRPITVAALRNLLRPLGNL, from the coding sequence ATGCAAGTCCCCCTCTACGCCGAAATGCGTACGCGCGATGCCGCGCTTGCCTCGGCGCCTTACGGCATGTTTACCTGCGCTGCGGATGGCACGTTCGACTCCGTCAACGCCGCTTTCGAAAAGCTGACGGGATGGGCGGCTGAAGAACTGATCGGCCGGCGCACCTTCGAGTCTTTGTTCGATCCGGCCGAACTGGCCAAACGCCGCGCCGAACTGCCGCCGCTTGCCATGGTGACCTTGCGCTATGAAGGCGAGTGGAGCTTTTTGCGGCGCAACGGCACACCGGTTCGCGTGGTGCTAGCGTTGGCGCCGCTCGTCACCGAGCCCGCGCAGGCCGCTTGTCCCGCGCTGTATGTGGGCATCGCCATCGACATGACGCGTTACGCGCAATCGGAAGCGCGTCTCTGGTACGTCGCGCATCACGACGGCGTGACCCGCCTGCCGAATCAAACGCTTTTCACCGAACGGCTCGAACTGACGATCGCGCGTTGCGAGCGTAGCGGCAGCGGTTTTACCGTGCTGATCGCCGAACTCGATCATCTGCGCAAACTGCGCGACGCGCTCGGGTTGCATGCGGCTGAACTCGTGCTGCAGATCGTCGGTGAACGGCTGCGCGGTCTCTTTCCGAACGACGGCACGATCGCCTCGATCGGCGGCACGCAGTTCGCCTTGCTGGTCAACGAAACCGGCGCGGCCGCCGATGCGTTCGCCGCCGAAGCGCTCGGCCGCATCGCCGAGGCGATCGACTACGCCGGCACCACGTTGAACATTACCGCGAGCATCGGCATCGTGGCTTATCCGGCCGACGGCGGCGATGCGCCTACGCTGATGCGTCGCGCGGGTGTGGCGTTGTCGGCCGCTTCGGCGGTGAACGGCAATGCGGTGCGGCGGTTTTCCACGGCGCTCGAAGGTCAGGCGGCGCGCCGCTTCGAACTGGAGACCATGTTGCGCGACGCAATCGAGCGTCAGCAACTGCATCTCGTGTATCAACCGCAGGTGACGCTCTCCAACGGCCACATCGCGCAGGTGGAGACGCTGTTGCGCTGGAACCATCCGCAACGCGGCCTGATCAGTCCCGTCGAATTTGTGCCGGTTGCGGAGGAGGCGGGTTTGATCGAGCAGATCGGCGAGTGGGTGATTCGCACCGCGTGCCGCGACGCCGGTAAGTTGCTGCGGCTGACGGGCAACTTGCCGCGCTTCGCGGTGAACGTCTCGCCGCAGCAGTTCCAGCGGCACAATCTGTTCGAGATCATCCGCGAGGCATTGGAAGATGCCGCGCTCGACCCCTCGTATCTCGAACTGGAAATCACCGAGGGCATGCTGCTCGGCGACACCGAACAGGCATTGCAGACGCTTTTTGCCTTGCGCGATCTGGGCGTGGAAGTCGCGGTAGACGACTTTGGCACCGGCTATTCGAGCCTCGCGTATCTGACGCGCTTTCCGTTGAATCGCCTGAAAATCGACCGTTCGTTTGTGATGCGCATGAGCACCGATCCGCAGTGCGCGGCACTGGTGGGCGCCATCATCGCGATGGCGCATGCGCTCAAACTGCGCGTGACGGCCGAAGGCGTCGAAACGGCCGAGCAGGCCGCGCAACTCGAAGCGCTCGGTTGCGATGAAGCGCAAGGCTTCTGGTTCTCGCGACCGATTACTGTCGCGGCACTACGTAATTTGCTGAGGCCTTTGGGCAATCTCTGA
- a CDS encoding DUF2945 domain-containing protein — translation MSQHLKSGDRVSRNTPQGVTHGKVVRVISTHTTVDGRTVDASTSDPHYEVQSEKSGKHAVHRGDALHRLKN, via the coding sequence ATGTCCCAACATCTGAAGTCCGGAGACCGTGTCAGCCGGAACACGCCGCAAGGGGTTACGCACGGCAAGGTCGTACGTGTCATTTCTACCCATACGACCGTGGATGGCAGAACCGTCGATGCGTCGACATCCGATCCACATTACGAGGTACAAAGCGAGAAGAGCGGCAAGCATGCCGTTCATCGCGGCGACGCGCTGCATCGATTGAAGAATTGA
- a CDS encoding mechanosensitive ion channel family protein — translation MSTWAVRVLVFIAALSEVGIATASVLAVLGAAGLAIGLALQGTLQNIAAGMMLLMLRPFRVGDVIEGSGAAAGIVREVGLFTTRIERGDGNAVFVPNSQIWSNPVINYSSGGTQRIEVEVGLAQRKDVDAAIGELKKLVADEPRVLSGATLAPIVTVADYPDDGGATLRIAAWVRSPDASLTSGDLHEHAQAALEQAGCPVAA, via the coding sequence ATGAGTACCTGGGCCGTACGGGTGCTCGTGTTCATCGCGGCGCTCAGCGAAGTCGGCATCGCGACCGCGAGCGTGCTTGCGGTGCTGGGCGCCGCCGGCCTCGCGATCGGACTCGCGCTGCAAGGCACGCTGCAAAATATCGCGGCCGGCATGATGCTGTTGATGCTGCGGCCGTTTCGCGTCGGCGATGTGATCGAAGGCAGCGGCGCGGCAGCGGGCATCGTGCGCGAAGTAGGGCTCTTCACCACGCGCATCGAACGCGGCGACGGCAATGCCGTGTTCGTGCCGAACAGTCAGATCTGGAGCAATCCGGTGATCAACTACAGCAGCGGCGGCACGCAGCGCATCGAGGTCGAAGTGGGCCTCGCGCAGCGCAAGGACGTCGATGCCGCGATCGGCGAATTGAAGAAACTGGTCGCCGACGAACCGCGCGTGCTGAGCGGCGCCACGCTCGCGCCGATCGTCACGGTGGCGGACTATCCGGACGATGGCGGCGCGACGTTGCGCATCGCGGCGTGGGTGCGCTCACCGGACGCATCGCTCACCAGCGGCGACCTGCACGAGCACGCGCAGGCCGCGCTTGAACAGGCCGGCTGCCCGGTCGCAGCTTAG
- a CDS encoding extracellular catalytic domain type 1 short-chain-length polyhydroxyalkanoate depolymerase, with protein sequence MKMNEDFLKSMTDAFELLRTKGPQEATAAVQRALSGGKANEARADHVQTSNTPSNASEWAQAWTQMQTQTQAQARPAPHAPAAPTFDADTPGTFSTHTFSNSAGQRQYKLYVPAVYNSEPLPLIVMLHGCTQNADDFAAGTRMNEMAERHGFIVVYPNQAQAANHSKCWNWFKPADQLRDQGEPSLIAGITREVMGRYRVDPARVYVAGLSAGGAMADIMLKTSPDLYAAGGVHSGLAYGCAKDLPSALGAMKGGKAQRKRTRGTPQRPLIVFHGDADSTVHPSNAAEIVAAFDAGTTTVSKQSGVASGQRAYTQQRHVAANGVEAESWSIHGAGHAWAGGSQRGSYTDPSGPDAAAEMVRFFLAHPRLH encoded by the coding sequence ATGAAAATGAACGAAGATTTCCTGAAATCGATGACAGATGCCTTCGAGCTATTGCGCACGAAGGGCCCGCAGGAAGCCACTGCGGCGGTTCAGCGCGCGCTCTCGGGCGGCAAAGCGAACGAGGCCCGCGCGGACCACGTACAAACATCGAACACGCCGTCGAATGCCAGCGAATGGGCGCAAGCGTGGACGCAGATGCAAACCCAGACGCAAGCCCAGGCGCGCCCCGCTCCGCACGCCCCTGCCGCGCCGACTTTCGACGCCGACACGCCGGGCACCTTCAGCACGCACACGTTCAGCAACTCAGCGGGACAACGCCAGTACAAGCTCTACGTGCCGGCTGTCTACAACAGCGAACCCTTGCCGCTGATCGTGATGCTGCACGGCTGCACGCAGAACGCCGACGACTTTGCCGCCGGCACGCGCATGAACGAAATGGCCGAGCGTCATGGCTTCATCGTCGTGTATCCGAATCAGGCGCAAGCGGCCAACCATTCGAAATGCTGGAACTGGTTCAAGCCTGCCGATCAATTACGCGATCAGGGCGAGCCGTCGTTGATCGCCGGCATCACGCGAGAGGTGATGGGCCGCTATCGTGTGGATCCGGCGCGCGTGTATGTCGCGGGTCTGTCGGCGGGCGGTGCGATGGCGGACATCATGCTGAAGACGTCGCCCGATCTCTACGCCGCGGGTGGCGTGCATTCGGGCCTCGCCTACGGCTGCGCGAAGGACTTGCCTTCGGCGCTCGGCGCGATGAAGGGCGGCAAGGCGCAACGCAAACGCACGCGTGGCACACCGCAACGTCCGCTGATCGTGTTTCATGGCGACGCTGACTCGACGGTCCATCCGTCGAATGCGGCCGAGATCGTCGCGGCCTTCGACGCCGGCACCACCACCGTCAGCAAGCAATCAGGCGTTGCGAGCGGCCAGCGTGCGTATACGCAGCAACGGCACGTCGCGGCGAACGGCGTCGAAGCGGAGTCTTGGTCGATTCACGGCGCAGGTCACGCGTGGGCCGGCGGCAGTCAGCGCGGTTCGTACACGGACCCGTCCGGCCCCGACGCCGCCGCGGAAATGGTGCGATTCTTCCTCGCCCATCCGCGCCTGCATTGA
- a CDS encoding CopG family transcriptional regulator has protein sequence MPKLNLVATSRPKGGETEKITINLGPIDLGQIDLLVEEGFYSNRTDLIRTAIRNQLAVHAQVVTETVTRRAMVLGMQHFSRQDLEAAQAAHEQLDIHVLGLASIAADVPPELAAATIASVAVLGAFHASPAVKAALAGRIS, from the coding sequence ATGCCTAAACTCAACCTCGTTGCCACCTCCCGCCCCAAAGGCGGCGAGACCGAAAAAATCACCATCAACCTGGGCCCGATCGACCTCGGCCAGATCGATCTACTGGTCGAAGAAGGCTTTTACTCGAACCGCACCGACCTGATCCGCACGGCGATCCGCAACCAGCTCGCAGTGCACGCCCAGGTCGTGACGGAGACCGTGACCCGGCGCGCCATGGTGCTCGGCATGCAGCACTTCTCGCGGCAGGATCTCGAGGCGGCTCAGGCCGCGCACGAACAACTCGACATTCATGTGCTCGGCCTCGCCAGCATCGCAGCCGATGTGCCGCCGGAACTCGCGGCGGCCACGATTGCATCGGTGGCAGTGCTCGGCGCCTTTCACGCATCGCCCGCGGTCAAGGCAGCGCTTGCCGGCCGCATCAGCTAG
- the rng gene encoding ribonuclease G: MNEEILINVTPQETRVALVQQGAVQELHVERTLSRGRVGNVYLGKVVRVLPGMQSAFIDIGLERAAFLHVADIWHPRIAGEPQHQTPHQPIEKIVFEGQTLMVQVVKDPIGTKGARLSTQVSIAGRTLVYLPQEPHIGISQKIESEAEREAVRARLTAVLPADEKGGYIVRTIAEDATSEELGGDVAYLRKTWATILSQGQRMPPTSLLYQDLNLAQRVLRDFVNDDSSRIQVDSRETYQMLADFAAEFTPAVSSKLHHYTGERPLFDLYNIEAEIQRALSRRVDLKSGGYLVIDQTEAMTTIDVNTGGYVGARNFDDTIFKTNLEAAHTIARQLRLRNLGGVIIIDFIDMENVEHRDQVLGELKKALSRDRTRVTVNGFSQLGLVEMTRKRTRESLAHVLCEPCPVCQGKGQVKTPRTVCYDVLREILRESRQFNPREFRVVASQQVIDLFLEEESQHLAMLIDFIGKPVSLQVESNLSQEQYDIVLM, translated from the coding sequence ATGAATGAAGAAATCCTGATCAATGTCACGCCGCAGGAAACGCGCGTCGCGCTGGTCCAGCAAGGCGCCGTCCAGGAACTTCACGTCGAACGAACGCTGTCGCGTGGCCGCGTCGGCAACGTCTATCTCGGCAAGGTCGTACGCGTGTTGCCGGGCATGCAATCCGCCTTCATCGACATCGGTCTCGAACGCGCCGCGTTCCTTCACGTCGCCGACATCTGGCACCCGCGTATTGCCGGCGAACCGCAGCATCAAACGCCGCATCAGCCGATCGAGAAAATCGTCTTCGAGGGCCAGACGCTGATGGTGCAGGTCGTGAAGGATCCGATCGGGACCAAGGGCGCGCGCCTGTCCACGCAAGTGAGCATTGCCGGGCGCACGCTCGTGTATCTGCCGCAGGAGCCGCATATCGGCATCTCGCAGAAGATCGAGAGCGAAGCCGAGCGCGAGGCCGTACGTGCGCGTCTGACCGCCGTGCTGCCCGCCGACGAGAAAGGCGGCTATATCGTGCGCACCATCGCGGAAGATGCGACCAGCGAAGAGCTGGGCGGCGACGTCGCGTATCTGCGCAAGACGTGGGCGACGATTCTGTCGCAAGGTCAGCGCATGCCGCCGACGAGTCTGCTGTATCAGGATCTGAATCTCGCACAACGCGTGCTGCGCGATTTCGTCAACGATGATTCGTCGCGCATTCAGGTGGACTCGCGCGAGACGTATCAGATGCTGGCGGATTTCGCGGCCGAGTTCACGCCGGCGGTGTCGTCGAAACTGCACCACTACACCGGCGAGCGGCCGCTCTTCGATCTGTACAACATCGAGGCGGAAATTCAGCGAGCGTTGTCGCGCCGCGTGGATCTGAAGTCGGGCGGTTATCTCGTGATCGACCAGACCGAAGCGATGACGACCATCGACGTGAATACCGGTGGCTACGTCGGCGCGCGCAACTTCGACGATACGATCTTCAAGACCAACCTCGAAGCCGCGCATACCATTGCGCGGCAATTACGTCTGCGCAATCTGGGCGGCGTGATCATTATCGACTTCATCGATATGGAGAACGTCGAGCATCGCGATCAGGTGCTGGGCGAATTGAAGAAGGCGTTGTCGCGCGATCGCACGCGCGTGACGGTGAATGGGTTCTCGCAGCTCGGGCTTGTGGAGATGACGCGCAAGCGTACGCGCGAATCTCTCGCGCATGTGTTGTGTGAGCCTTGTCCGGTTTGCCAGGGCAAGGGGCAGGTCAAGACGCCGCGTACGGTGTGTTACGACGTGCTGCGCGAGATTTTGCGAGAGTCGCGACAGTTCAATCCGCGCGAGTTTCGCGTGGTGGCGTCGCAGCAGGTGATCGATCTGTTTCTCGAGGAAGAGTCGCAGCATCTGGCGATGCTGATTGATTTTATTGGCAAGCCGGTGTCGCTGCAGGTGGAGTCGAATTTGAGTCAGGAACAGTACGATATTGTTTTGATGTAG